The genomic region CACCTAATTGCGGATTGCGACGAATTTGCAGTGGAGAGCGATTGGTTGGAAATGATAAATTAAGATTGTCTGCGATCGCTTGTTGTCCATCTCCTACAGTATTTAATTCGTAGCGCAGATCGATATTAAGTAACAAACTGTTTTGTTTATATTGATAGCGTCTGCCTGGAAAAGCTACCTTACCATATGGTTCTTGTTCTACAATTCGATCTGGTAGCGGTTGACTTGCGACTTGCTGCCACTGTGGAAGGGGAACTGTAGCAGGAAATGTAAAAGGGGTAACTTTTCGCTTGCCAATGTTTGAATCGAGTAACACTCGACTAGATACAAACAATACATTGACAAATGTGAAAATTAATAGCGGTGTTCGCCAACGCTGCCAAAGCTTCATAGTTCAGAAAGTTCTCTCTTGTCTGAATGTTCGGAAAGCGATCTTTTACTAGTTAGATAACAGAATCCTCCAAATAATAAAGTAGAAGTCAGAAAAAAGACTTGCGAACCCGTACCGACATGCCAATATTTAAATGTAACTTCGGTTGTATAAGCGTGTAAAATGGCTAGAATAGCGACTCGGACTCCATTGACAGCAAAAGCGATCGCAACTGCGGCTAAGGGAACGAGGATTTTTTGAATTGTTTTAGTCGGAAACATCACTAAAAACAATACAGATAGTTTTAATAAGG from Chroococcidiopsis sp. SAG 2025 harbors:
- a CDS encoding cyanoexosortase A system-associated protein, yielding MKLWQRWRTPLLIFTFVNVLFVSSRVLLDSNIGKRKVTPFTFPATVPLPQWQQVASQPLPDRIVEQEPYGKVAFPGRRYQYKQNSLLLNIDLRYELNTVGDGQQAIADNLNLSFPTNRSPLQIRRNPQLGDYAVFVHQQKAYLNACINSRGGSTVTPSQFDANRLRYDFQFQRIAFWLLGRQELRDNRCIWTHLSLPLNQPVPEAYSTLEQAWFSWYKWWSSRFPPI